The Blautia hydrogenotrophica DSM 10507 genome window below encodes:
- the cyaB gene encoding class IV adenylate cyclase, translating into MLEVELKASLVNLSTDQIRDSAEKIGFQVKKRLREIDMYFNGNERDFRDTDEALRLRSCQDLSNGGPAQVFITYKGPKQDKVSSTRTEFETSVGELFTMRKLLEALGYQPMYSVDKTRTELCSGQITLCLDCVEGLGNYLELEILAESEVQRDSAVQKLLSLLDLLQVPRDNMTRKSYLELLYFPER; encoded by the coding sequence ATGTTAGAAGTAGAGCTAAAAGCATCCCTGGTAAATCTTTCTACAGATCAAATCCGGGATTCTGCTGAGAAGATAGGATTTCAAGTCAAAAAAAGGCTTCGAGAAATTGATATGTATTTTAATGGCAACGAGCGAGATTTCCGGGACACCGATGAAGCTCTGCGACTGCGAAGCTGCCAAGATCTCTCCAATGGAGGGCCTGCCCAGGTTTTCATCACTTACAAAGGTCCCAAACAGGATAAAGTCTCTAGTACTAGAACCGAATTTGAAACTTCTGTAGGTGAACTCTTCACTATGCGCAAACTGTTGGAAGCACTCGGATATCAGCCAATGTACTCCGTGGACAAAACTCGAACGGAACTTTGTTCCGGCCAGATCACACTATGCCTAGACTGTGTAGAAGGACTGGGAAACTATTTGGAGCTGGAAATACTTGCAGAATCCGAAGTCCAAAGAGATTCTGCCGTCCAAAAGCTGCTGTCCTTGTTGGATTTGCTACAGGTGCCACGTGACAATATGACTCGCAAATCCTATCTGGAACTGCTCTATTTCCCAGAAAGATAA
- a CDS encoding rhomboid family intramembrane serine protease, which translates to MRERKKKFSINIAMIVLNVVVFLIVDLSGNSGNTEHMLRCGAANAALIVEAKEYYRLFTSMFLHFGMAHLANNMLVLYVIGDNLERAVGKVKYLLIYLFSGLGGNILSCYLEYQEGALSVSAGASGAIFGVMGAMLYVLLANHGRLEDLTARQIVIMAGFSLYFGFTSSGVDNAAHVGGLICGFLVAMLLYHRKRNIVMKSWAE; encoded by the coding sequence ATGAGAGAGAGGAAGAAAAAATTCTCGATTAACATAGCGATGATTGTACTCAACGTTGTTGTGTTTTTGATTGTGGATTTATCTGGAAATAGTGGAAATACTGAGCATATGCTTAGATGTGGTGCTGCCAATGCTGCTCTGATTGTGGAGGCAAAGGAGTACTACCGCTTATTTACATCCATGTTTTTGCACTTTGGAATGGCACATCTGGCAAATAACATGCTGGTTTTGTATGTGATTGGAGACAATCTGGAACGTGCGGTGGGAAAAGTCAAATATCTATTGATCTATCTATTCAGCGGTCTGGGAGGGAATATCCTATCCTGTTATCTGGAATACCAGGAAGGGGCGTTGAGTGTCTCAGCGGGAGCGTCTGGTGCTATATTTGGTGTGATGGGAGCAATGCTGTATGTACTTTTAGCTAATCATGGGCGTCTGGAAGATTTGACTGCCAGGCAGATAGTAATTATGGCTGGATTTTCCCTATATTTTGGGTTTACCAGTTCTGGGGTGGACAATGCGGCGCATGTGGGCGGACTCATCTGCGGCTTTCTCGTGGCAATGCTTCTGTATCACAGAAAAAGAAATATAGTTATGAAGTCATGGGCAGAGTAA
- a CDS encoding sensor histidine kinase encodes MPNNEQLEQLKSETQLLISKISHEIRNPVALIQSTLDLMAIRHPEITQFDEWDDIMDSMDYLKGLLNDVSEFNNATRLHLQPTHMKEFLTATFRSLQPTLDYLFIHLVTELNLPETPLLIDPTKFRQALLNLLRNAYEASPMHGIIHFYAFSKDSLLILQIEDNGCGIPPEDLSTLFQPFVTHKKGGTGLGLTITKQIIEAHNGTITVESSPGKGTKFTITLPMTS; translated from the coding sequence ATGCCCAATAATGAACAATTAGAACAACTAAAAAGCGAAACTCAGCTGTTAATCTCAAAAATCTCCCATGAAATCCGTAATCCCGTCGCACTTATACAAAGTACGCTAGACTTAATGGCTATTCGTCATCCAGAAATCACACAGTTCGATGAGTGGGACGATATCATGGACAGTATGGACTATCTCAAAGGGCTGCTCAATGACGTCTCAGAGTTCAATAACGCCACGAGATTACATTTACAGCCTACACATATGAAGGAGTTTTTGACAGCTACGTTTCGGTCACTCCAGCCGACTTTAGACTATCTCTTTATCCATCTTGTCACAGAACTAAACCTACCTGAAACTCCTTTACTTATTGACCCTACTAAATTTCGACAGGCGCTTTTAAACCTGTTGCGTAATGCCTATGAAGCCTCACCTATGCATGGAATCATTCATTTTTATGCATTTTCCAAAGACAGTTTACTCATTCTTCAGATTGAAGACAACGGCTGTGGTATTCCTCCTGAAGACCTTTCCACTTTATTCCAGCCTTTTGTCACCCATAAAAAAGGAGGCACTGGTCTCGGTCTGACTATAACCAAACAGATCATAGAAGCTCATAACGGCACGATAACCGTGGAGTCATCACCTGGCAAGGGAACTAAGTTTACCATTACTCTGCCCATGACTTCATAA